A region of the Bremerella alba genome:
TTCAACGGTCAAGTTGGCGTTGGTGATGTCGTAAAAGACGTTGCCGATCGCTTCGATGCGGAAACGAACTTGATCCGATGCAACATTCGGGACGGTCAGTTCTTCGCTGCCATCGTTGGACGTGCTATCCACCACGGTTTCCGAGAAGGTCAAGCCGCCGTCGATCGACATCGTGATCCGCACGTTCTGGGCGTTGATCTGACCAGCATTGGTTCCGGCGACATCCCACGTGAAGTTAAACGCGGCACCGCCGGTCAGCGTTTCACCCGGGTTAGGATCAATAAACTGAAATGGTGTCCCGGTGTCGACGACAGTAATCAACATGTCGTCGTTGTTGATCGCCGTGTAAGTGCCGTTGTCATCACGAACGGTTACCCGGAAGTTGAGATCGCGATCGGTCGATGGATACGCTTCGCCGATGGACGTCGTGTTGTTGAGCACGTCGGCATACGCGGGGAAATAACGCGAAGGATCAGCCGTCGGCTCGACGAACTTGAAGATCGCATTTCCGCCAGTATCACCGGCGGCAAGTGGGGCTCCGATGCCACCGTCCATTTGTTCCCAAGTGTACGTCAGTGGGTTTCCTTCCGGATCAGAGCCGATGGCGGTCAGCACAAACGGAGTGTTCGCCGGAATGGTATAATCGGCTCCAGCGTCGACGGTCGGAATCATATTTCCGGTAGTGATTCGAGTACCCACATTCGGAATGGTGTCATCGACGTGGGCGATGATTTCATCAAAGCTGTAGGCGCTGAAATAAGGGACAGAGTTGGCTTGAATATCGTCCGGTCCACAGAGACCGGCGTATCCCATAATCGTGGCGCCACTTCCCGGTTCTACAGCGGAACCGTTATTCGGGCCGCCGCAATATGCCCAAGTGTGAAACGCACCAAACTGATGCCCAATTTCGTGAGAGACGAAGTCGATATAGAAGACATCCGATTCAACGTCATTCAGAACAGTAGCACCCTGTGCTTTAATGGCATCAACGCCCACGCTACCTACAGCAGCTAGGCCATTTAGTGCATTCGCATCGTACCCAAACATGTGGCCGATGTCATAATTGGCAACACCAATCGCCGCGTCAATTGCCGTCTGATTCTCATCAAGGACTGTGTTTAAGTCGTTCTGATCCGCATAGGGGTCGGTTGCAGCATCGGTATAAATAACTAGGTCGTTGTTTGCGACCAATTCGAGACGGATCCCTACTTCAGACTCGTAAACACCGGTAATACGGTTGAGGGCCGTAGTTATCCCCGCCAACCCACCGGCAACCGTTCCACCAAAGTACTGCGTATATTCTGCGCTGGCAGCGATTGCCGTCCGATAAACGCGCAGTTCTGTTCCGGAGCTTCGAGCAAAGGTCTCAACATCGAATGCTCTAGCTGAAAGATCCGTAGTGTCCGTTCCATGCTGGTGATCCTGCACATCAATCGGCAGGTCTAAATCCGTGGCAATCGCATCACTGCGGAAGTAAGACGTGTAGTAATCATCTTCCAGGTGATAGTAAGGATCGACGTTAAACGAACCTTCCAGGCTCAAGACCTGGGCATGGAAACCAAGCGGCGTGATGTCCATGCGAAGATTGCCGAAATCGTTGTCCAGCGAATAGCCGACAAAGGTCTGGATGTCGGTATATTTGGCGGCCAATTCCGGGGCCAGCAAGTTGGTCCTGTAGACAGCAAAGCTCTCGAAGGTCCCGTCCGGACGTGGTAGCTCAACCACAATGCCGCTTTGGCCAGAGAACTCATCGGGAGCGGTGCCTAGTAGCCCACGCATTGCGTCTACATCTAAGGCAAGTCCTTCAAAACTAGTGGCAACTTCTTTTGCTTCCTTCCCCGACTCGCTGGCTGGAATCGCTTCGAGAGATTCCCATAAGTCGGCGGAGAGCATCGACCGGGTTTCTAGATGTTCTAGTTGACTTCGATGCACGTCATTAGGGCGACGCTTTGAGGATCTACGGTTGCCGCGGCACTTCATGGAATCACTCCCCTTACGCAGGATGAATCTCAGGTTGTTTCTGGTGAAATGGGCGATCAAGGCGGTCTATATATTGATCGAGCAGGCACGATGAGTATCCGTGCCAGATCAAAAAGTGATCGCAAACAAGCCCAGAATCGAGCCTTACGACAACTTCGTTGGTTAGCCTTGCCCCGCCATTTAGGTAGTTCGACGGAATATACTTAGACTGACGATAGTTACGAATGTTCCGATTTTCTACCCATTTCCCCAGAAATAGACAAAAACGAATCCCCCCGGCAGGATGGTCTCTGCCAGAGAATTCGTCTTAAGTGTCCATTGTGCGCAAAAAAATAAGGTCGACGTGTTCGTCGACCCTATTAATGATTCTTCTAAGTCCTGAACGAGACCACCTTACCAGGTGTACTCGAAACCGACCGTTGGACCGTGATAAAGAGCGTTTCCATTGTCATTGATCGACGCTTGTCGGCCTGCCAATGCGGTTCCCAGAGGCAAAGCACCCCCGGTCTCGAAGTTGAACGAGTCGCTACCCAGGGCAATACCGTCGATGTAAACAATCTGGTAACCGGCTCGCAAGGTTCCGCGAGGAACAATCTTGAAGGTACTCAGGAAGCCTGCTTCGAGCACCATCGAGGCACGTCGCGAAGAAGCTGTTTCCTGAATGATTGTTGCGGCATCGTTCAGTGCGATCGTCGAATCGTAGGTGGCACGGTTACCGTACACACCGATTTCGCCGAACATCGACAAGGTCCAGCGAGTGGTCAGCCGCAGGGCCGAATCCGCACCGAACTGGGCACCGAACAGGTCGTTGTCGGCGTCGATGCTGTAAGCCAGGTTGCCGCTGCCACCTTGCGTGTCGAAGACAGCGTCGTCGTCCACACGGACATAGCGGAAACCAACCCACCACGAGCTTTGCCACCAGCAGTTGGCCGAGGTGAAGAAGCGTCGCATGTTCAACTCGAACGAATCCATGCGATTCGAGGTCGAGAACATCTGCAGAGTGCTTCCTTGGCCCGTCTCAGCGTAACCGCCAACCGGATCCACACCGAAGCCCGAGAAGGCCGATACCAGGTCGCCGTTGCCATAGACAGCCTGTGACGATGCCCAGTTTCCAATGCCGAGGTAGCTGAATTCTATGTAGCTACCAGGCATGAAGGTGCGATTGAGCGACATCCGAACACCACCTTGGTTGGTGAAATCGTAGTTGTCGGTGTTCAGCACTGGGTTGTTGGCAGCACCCTGCGAAGTCAAGTTCGTCGATGTGTTGCCAGGCTCGAACGTGAAGAAGGTCGCATCGACCACCACGTCAGCCCAACGCGGAGCACAACGTCCGCCGTAGGGTGTCATGTCCCAGGCATTGCCAATCCCGCGGCTGAAGCCACAGTAGATGTGACCGCCGGTCAAGCCGCAACAGCCGCCGCATCCGGCACCGCCACAGGCTTCGCAGCCACCGTTGCCCAGGTGCTTGCCCAAGTGACCACCGCCACCTCCGCCCATGCACTGCTGACATCCAGCACCGCTACAGCCTTGGCATCCGGGGCCGCCATGACCACCGAGGTGACCGGCCGGCATAACATTCGGGTCCATCATCGGACCACCAGGTGCCCCCATGGGCATCCCGTAACCGGCTTGCATTACAGGCCCGGGAGCATAGCCCCCGGCCATGCCCGGCATCATCATCTGGCCATAGGGATCCATGGCAACGTAGGGGTTCGCCCCCGGCGGCATCTGCGGTTGCATCTGCGGCCCAAGTTGTTCATCGGACTGAGGCTTATCGTGCCAATCGCCGTTGGCAAAACTTACCACGGCAGACGAATCTTGGCCGATCGTCTTTTGACCGATCTGCTTGGCATAGGTTGTCTTTTCAGCGTTCGCCGGTGCGGCAAATAACACTGCGGACAACATTAAGGCAGTCCACAAGGTAGTGGCTCTCATGGGTTCCTCTTTCGCAATCGAAAGGCAAACTGGATGGCCCAGTGGTCGACAACGGTTGGTGAATTGGCAATCTGAAGGTCGCCCCAAGGGCAAACCTCGAGTGCGACTCAGGTTGAATCTTCGATACCTTCAACACAACCAATCGGCACGGAAACGCAGGAAGAACCAACACTTTCACTACGAGCCGCAGATATTTTGCAAATTAACAGACCGGAACCCTCGCTAGCGTGCCAAATCGGGCTTGCACTGAGAGAAACGGTCTTAATTCACACCGTTTCCGCTGCTGGGCGCTCTCGCCGCTTTTGCCAAGTCAGCACGTTGAGAGTGAGCGACATCCCCAAGGCCACTATTCCAACGGCCGCAGTCGCATAGGTCACCATGACAGGGTCTGAGTCCCAGCCGGTGCAGCCGTCGAGGCAGTACTTAATAAACGAGCCGGGCAGGGGACCTTCACCCAACGCACGCTTCACCTGCCAATGCCAATCGGTGAAGGGACAGTAGCCCCAGCCAAAGAACGGACTGAGCACTGTCCACGAGGCGAGCGTCAATACGATCAGAAGTAAATGAGCCTTCCGTGTTCTCTCAAAAGCCCAGCCTAGGGCATTAAACGCGGTGAGGGCGACATGAAAGATCAGCAAGAAGTAGTCCAGAAAGATAAGCATTGCCACGGATCTCGCACCGTCCTAACAAGTTGAGCGAGTTTTCTCTGACTTGTTAGTACGACGATGCTGGCCCATCGTTCGGTTTTGCCTCTTGCCGAAAAGGGTACTACTGGCCGTATACCAGACTGGGCATTCGTTGCTATTTTTCTAGTTGAAATCCATTCTTCGGAAAACCACATCCCGCCCCTTAGCAACCCACCCTTTATGACTATTTGCCAGTAGCCTATCTTTCCAGATCAAGGCCTCGCTTGACAACTAAGTGATTTACCACGCCATTAATGCCTATGTATAAACGCGCAATAAACGCCCGCCCTGCCATCGCAAAGTTTTATTTATTTGTTATTTTTGCTATTTACTGCTAAAACGCGTGCCTCTTCACTTTCTCTTCTGTTCAGTTTAGGAGCACGCAAATGCGCGGGAAAAATGGTTTCACGCTTGTCGAGCTATTGGTAGTGATCGCAATCATTGGTGTCCTTATTGCCTTACTCCTTCCGGCAGTTCAACAGGCACGGGAATCGGCTCGTCGAATGAGCTGCAACAACAACCTGAAGAACTTGGCCTTGGGTTTTCATAACCATCACGACATTTTTGGCCAGTTTCCAGCTGGGGGAGATGACGGTGCCGCCAACCAGGAAATGTGGGGCTGGGGTGCTCATATCCTCCCGTTTATCGAACAGACATCTCTGTACGACCAATTACGCGTCTCAGAGCAAGATTTAAGAGTCACTCTCGACGACACAACGCTTCGTAATTTGACGCAGACGAAGCTTGATATCTTTATTTGCCCGTCCGACCCCGGCAAACACTTGATGGATGGCGGCCAGATGAACAGCGGTACCGGCCGGCACTTCAACGGTAATTCCAGCGTAGACAACAACTTCCGCGTGGCGAAATCGAACTATATCGGTGTTTGCGGGATGTTCGACGTTGATCATCGCCGCAACAACGGACTGCTGTTTCGTGGTAGCGAAATTCGCTTCGCAGACATCACCGACGGCACCTCGAATACGTTCATGCTCGGCGAACGCAATTTGCGATGTGCCCAAGGTGCATGGGTCGGTAATCGCAATGTGACCGGCGGCGGCCCCCAGGGTGCTGATTACACCATTGGACGAATCACCATTCCTGTTAATCACACCAGCAACGCATCGCATCAATGCGTGGAGGGTTTTGCCAGCCAGCATCCTGGTGGCTCATTGTTTGCCTACGCCGATGGTTCGGTCCACTTTATTTCCGACACAATCGACTACAACAACGACGGTATCAACGGAAATACCCAAGCTGCGGATACGACTCCGCCAAGCTTCAATTCCAGTAATCTCGGTACTTACCAGCGTTTAGGTACTCGCGATGATGGAGCCCCGATCAGCAACGGCTAGTCCCACAGTCCAAGCGTGGAGGTCAACGGAATTTCATCCAATTGACCTTCACGCTTATCTCTCATCATCGTGGGGGTGACTATCCAGCACCGCTCCGGGCATCCCAACCTTATCTCGCCTTACTCTAATTTTTGGGCACGGTAGCCATGCGACGCTTAGTTTGTTTTTCGCTTTTACTCTTGATCGCTTTCCTAGGCTGCGAAACAGGCCACCACGAAGGCGTGACCGGTCATGTTACCCTGGACGGCCAGCCCCTTGCCAACGCCGAAGTCATCTTCACTCCAGCCGAACGTGGCCGACCGGCCATCGCAATGACCGATGCTTCCGGCGCGTATGAATTGGTGTATACCATCAACGAGAAAGGGGCGCCGGCTGGGAAATATATCGTACGGATCCGTACGGCCACTACCACGCCAGGCGAAGACGGACGCGATGTCCAGAGCCCTGAGACAGTCCCTGCCAAATACAATCGCCACAGCGAACTATCCGTTGTGGTGAAAGAAGGGGAAGCAAACCAGTTCGATTTCGAACTTCAGTCGCAATAGCACGCTCAAGAAACGATAGAAGGGCGTACCTGCAGGCAGGCAGCCCTTCTCGTCCAATCGCTCTCAGTAGTGAGTTGTTTAGGGGATCCAGTAAACGGCCCCCAGCACGGCACCAGCCTGGAGGGCGGCACCACGGGCACTTAGCGGCACCGGTGGAATCAGGTGCGGAGCACAGTTGCCAGGTCGGTAGTAACCCAGTGCGTAACGGCATTCGGTCGGCGGGTACATGCCCATCTGGTAAGGCAGCAGTGCAGCACTTCCGAAGAAGTGAGCCCCCGACAGAACAACCTGCGAGATCGGCCCGGTCGTGTGGCCATAGCGTTCCAACGCTCGATCTTCAAAGTACAGCGGCTTGTGGCACAAGGCCGAAGCGGTCCAGTTGACTTCCAGCGGAGCCCAGTGGCGGCCCATGAACGGCTGGTCGGTCCATCCACATTCGTACGGCAAGTTCCAGTAGGCGGTCAGGAAGCACTTCTCGTCGCTGCCCAGGTCTTGGATACGAATCCGCTTGATTTCATTTCCGTCGTCGATCAGCACGCGGCGATCACGAATATCGAGCATACGGCCATCGGCAACGACATCACCTTGAATATTATGCCATTGGCGAGCCGGGGCACTTTGCATCGCTTGAGCCTGCATCGACTCGGCCACGGATGGATCGTCTTCATCCGGAGCGTACGGCGAAGAGATATCGAGCGAAATATTGCGAATGTTGAAACGGCCGAGTTCATTGCGAATTTCGCGGCAGTTGTCCGACTCTTCACAGCAGTTACGATCTTGGTAGACCTGCTCGCAATCGGGATCCGAGTTGTTCGGAATTTCTGGCTGCGTACGGAACAGCGGCGGCGGCAGATTATTGTTGGAACGCGGTGGCGTTTGCTGCGTCATCGGCTGCATGGGGGCCGCTTCAGTCATCGGCTCTACCGCCATCGGCGATTCCATAGGAGCCGCTTCCATGGGCATCGGCTCGGTAGGAGTCGGCTGCATCGGCGTAGGCTCGGTCGGTGCAGGTTGCATCGGCGGCGTCGAGGGATCTTCCAGCATGGGCGATTGGCTTGCCGGCGGTTCTGCGACCGGTGGCTGGCTGGGAGAACTATCAGGACGACGACTTGGCGGAGCCGAAAACCGGCTTGGCGGTTGCGACTGCTGTGCGGTGTACTGGACAACTTGGTCGCCGAAGGGATCGTTGAACGGGTCTGCCGGGGGGAGCGTCGAGACGTTTTGAACGACCGAATGACCGTCTGCGGCGGCCAACTGCACGTGCGAAGCAGGCTGAACCTTACTGGCTGGCTGCTTCGCCGGGGTGCTGACTTGGGTAGAGGGGCGCCACTTGAGGTGGCTTTGCGACGCCGTCGTTTTTTCGATCGGTGTCGCTTGGATAGCCGAAGTGGGCAGGGCACGCGGCGTCTGGGCTTCAGCCACAGCAGCGAACCCGCCCAGTGCTACGCCACCTTGAACCATCAAGGTAGCGAGCAACTTAAAGCTATTCGTTTTCGTGTGTCTCCGGGCTGTAGTTAGGAGACTCTTGAGTGATCGCGATGTCATGAGGATGGCTTTCCCTAACACTAGCCGATGTAACTCGGATAAAGGTGGCGTCCTTGCGCAACTCCTCGATGGTCCGCGTTCCGCAGTATCCCATGCCGGCTCTTAGTCCGCCGACTAGCTGATATACGAACGCGTTCAAATTACCTTTGAACGGCACACGACCTTCAACCCCTTCGGGGACCAGCTTGCCACCATCGGTGACGCTGCCTTGTCGGTACCGCTCTTTAGAGCCTTTCACCATCGCTCCGAGGCTGCCCATCCCGCGGTAAACCTTGAAGGTTCGACCTTGGTATAAGATCACCTCGCCAGGGCTCTCGGCCACGCCAGCGAACAAGCCGCCGACCATAACCACGCTAGCACCTGATGCGATTGCCTTGGTAATGTCGCCCGAAAATCGAACGCCGCCATCTGCGATGATCGGAATTCCATATTTCGCAGCGACCTGACTGGTGTCGTGAATCGCTGTAATCTGTGGAACACCTACCCCGGAGACAACTCGGGTTGTGCATATCGAGCCAGGCCCGATGCCAACCTTAACTGCGTCCGCGCCCGCTTTGATCAAATCTTCGCATCCTTGTGCGGTCGCCACATTGCCGGCGATCACGTCGATGTTCCAATTCTTTTTGATCTCGCGAACAGTCTCGATGACATTCTTGGAGTGCCCATGAGCACTATCCACTACCAACACGTCGGCGTCGGCGTTAATGAGACTTTGAACTCGGTCGAAATCCATCACACCAACGGCGGCTCCAGCCCTCAAACGTCCCATCGAGTCTTTGGACGCTTGGGGGAACCGGTTCATCATGTCAATGTCTTTGATCGTGATGAGGCCCGTTAGTTTGTAATCTTCGTCAACCAGTAAAAGTTTCTCCACCTTTTTAGCCGTTAAAATTTGCTCAGCTTCCGTAAGCGTTACGGTCCCCGTTGCTGTCACGAGGTTGTCTTTCGTCATAACCTCATTGATAGACAGGTCATTCGACTCAAGGAAGCGTAAATCGCGGCGGGTGATGATACC
Encoded here:
- a CDS encoding DUF2784 domain-containing protein, with the protein product MLIFLDYFLLIFHVALTAFNALGWAFERTRKAHLLLIVLTLASWTVLSPFFGWGYCPFTDWHWQVKRALGEGPLPGSFIKYCLDGCTGWDSDPVMVTYATAAVGIVALGMSLTLNVLTWQKRRERPAAETV
- a CDS encoding DUF1559 domain-containing protein; protein product: MRGKNGFTLVELLVVIAIIGVLIALLLPAVQQARESARRMSCNNNLKNLALGFHNHHDIFGQFPAGGDDGAANQEMWGWGAHILPFIEQTSLYDQLRVSEQDLRVTLDDTTLRNLTQTKLDIFICPSDPGKHLMDGGQMNSGTGRHFNGNSSVDNNFRVAKSNYIGVCGMFDVDHRRNNGLLFRGSEIRFADITDGTSNTFMLGERNLRCAQGAWVGNRNVTGGGPQGADYTIGRITIPVNHTSNASHQCVEGFASQHPGGSLFAYADGSVHFISDTIDYNNDGINGNTQAADTTPPSFNSSNLGTYQRLGTRDDGAPISNG
- the guaB gene encoding IMP dehydrogenase, with translation MEDRFAKVAITFDDVLLAPRYSDFVPADVTTKTHLTANIALNIPLLSSPMDTVTESEMAIALAKEGGLGIIHKNLSTEVQTEEVTKVKRSANGIIVDPVTLPPTAPVNEAKRVMDQHHVSGVPIIGTDGKLAGIITRRDLRFLESNDLSINEVMTKDNLVTATGTVTLTEAEQILTAKKVEKLLLVDEDYKLTGLITIKDIDMMNRFPQASKDSMGRLRAGAAVGVMDFDRVQSLINADADVLVVDSAHGHSKNVIETVREIKKNWNIDVIAGNVATAQGCEDLIKAGADAVKVGIGPGSICTTRVVSGVGVPQITAIHDTSQVAAKYGIPIIADGGVRFSGDITKAIASGASVVMVGGLFAGVAESPGEVILYQGRTFKVYRGMGSLGAMVKGSKERYRQGSVTDGGKLVPEGVEGRVPFKGNLNAFVYQLVGGLRAGMGYCGTRTIEELRKDATFIRVTSASVRESHPHDIAITQESPNYSPETHENE
- a CDS encoding carboxypeptidase-like regulatory domain-containing protein; the encoded protein is MRRLVCFSLLLLIAFLGCETGHHEGVTGHVTLDGQPLANAEVIFTPAERGRPAIAMTDASGAYELVYTINEKGAPAGKYIVRIRTATTTPGEDGRDVQSPETVPAKYNRHSELSVVVKEGEANQFDFELQSQ